In the genome of Flavobacteriaceae bacterium YJPT1-3, the window ACCTCCGTGGTAGTCAGCATGCCGGTCTCTTCCTTGGCTTTTTGCATCCACTTCAGACCCAGCGCCCCTACGCCTTCAAAATTCCCCGGACGGGTGCGTGGTTTCCAAATTCCGGCCCGTAAGACGGTAGCGTCCGTATCTTTGAGTTGATGGGCGATCTTCAATACCTGCGCTTCGGTTTCGGCACTACAGGGACCTGCTATGACCAGTGGATGGTCGAGTCCGAAGGCATCCAGCCAGTTTCTTAATTCTTTCTTGTTTTCCATAACCATACAAATTTACGGCTTGCGCCATTAAGAGATTCCTTTTAAAATGTTTTTAATGTGATTGGTGTTGACCATCTCGGCGTGTACCCCTTCAAAATTTTCAGATTCCATCAAGGATTTGAAGTGCGTTAAATTTTCAATATATCCTTCTAAGCCTTTGATGATATTTGCCCTATTCTGCTCGAAGATCGGGGTCCAGGTATCCGGATTACTTTTTGCCAGCCGCACAGTGGAGGCGAATCCACTTCCGGCCATGTCAAAAATATCCCGTTCGTTCTTTTCCTCATCGATCACCGTTTTTCCTAACATAAACGAACTGATGTGCGACAAATGCGAAACATACGCGATGTGTTTGTCGTGCGACTCCGGATCCATATAGCGGATACGCATGCCAATACGCTTAAACAGATCGAGTGCAAATTCCTGCAGCATAAAGGCTGTTTTCTCTACTTCACAGATGATATTCACCTTGCCCTCAAATAGACGGTCAATGGCTGCCGAAGGTCCGGAAAACTCGGTTCCGGCAATGGGGTGTGCCGCCAGATAATGGCGTCGCTTGGGGTGTTGAGCCACCTCCTCACAGATGCCTGCTTTGGTCGATCCCATATCGATCACCAGGGCCTGATCGTGCAGACGATCTAAGATCGCCGGCAATTGCTTACGCGCGGCATCCACCGGAATGGCTAAAATGACGAGATCGGCCTGAGCCAATCCATCCAGGGTCATGGTTTTATCAATAACCCCCAGGCGCTGAGCTTCTTCCAGATGAGCCGGATGCTGGTCCATCCCATAAAACTCGAATTCAGGTTCGATACGGCGCAGATCACGCAAAAACGATCCTCCAATTAAGCCCACTCCAATGCTCACCACTTTTTTCATTCGAATCGTTTTATGGCTTCCTGAATATCCGTCTCACTCACGCACAAGGAAAAACGTATGTATCCTGTGCCCTGACTTCCGAACACCGTGCCCGGGGTTATAAAGATGCTGTGTGTGTAAAGCAGTTCATCGATAAAGGCGTTGGCTTCCCGGCCCGGTGGGAGTTTAGCCCAAACAAACAGTCCGGCGCCTTCTCTGCTGTAGGTACAGCCTAAGCGATCAGCCAGTTTCCAGATCAGGGCGCGTCTTTTTCGGTAGGTAGCGTTCAAATTTTTAAACCAATTTCCTTCCGTATTGAGCACAGCTGCCGCTCCTTTTTGAATCCCGTAGAACATGCCGCTGTCCATATTGCTCTTTACTTTTAAAATATTAGCGATCATCTCCGGCGCACCAGCGACCAATCCCATTCTCCATCCCGCCAGATTGAACGATTTGCTCAAGGAGTTCAACTCCAGGCAATGCTCAGCGGCACCCGGCGTACTCAATAGGGAAAGAGGATGATCGTTTAAAATAAAGCTGTAGGGATTATCATTGATCAGTAACAGATCATTCGCTTTCGCGAAAGCGACCACATCCTCAAAAGCCTGAGCACTGGCCTGATACCCTGTGGGCATATGCGGGTAATTGATCCACATCAATTTCACCTTACT includes:
- a CDS encoding aminotransferase class I/II-fold pyridoxal phosphate-dependent enzyme, with the translated sequence MIAAAERLSTTSTYYFASKLQEVAQLAAEGKPIINMGIGSPDLPPPPEAVQALTQALTAPKAHQYQSYRGLPELRQAMAGFYQRHYGVTLDPEQQLLPLMGSKEGIMHISMAYLNPGDEVLLPNPGYPTYAAVTKLVQAHPRFYALSAKNDWLPDLEALAAEDLSKVKLMWINYPHMPTGYQASAQAFEDVVAFAKANDLLLINDNPYSFILNDHPLSLLSTPGAAEHCLELNSLSKSFNLAGWRMGLVAGAPEMIANILKVKSNMDSGMFYGIQKGAAAVLNTEGNWFKNLNATYRKRRALIWKLADRLGCTYSREGAGLFVWAKLPPGREANAFIDELLYTHSIFITPGTVFGSQGTGYIRFSLCVSETDIQEAIKRFE
- a CDS encoding prephenate dehydrogenase, with amino-acid sequence MKKVVSIGVGLIGGSFLRDLRRIEPEFEFYGMDQHPAHLEEAQRLGVIDKTMTLDGLAQADLVILAIPVDAARKQLPAILDRLHDQALVIDMGSTKAGICEEVAQHPKRRHYLAAHPIAGTEFSGPSAAIDRLFEGKVNIICEVEKTAFMLQEFALDLFKRIGMRIRYMDPESHDKHIAYVSHLSHISSFMLGKTVIDEEKNERDIFDMAGSGFASTVRLAKSNPDTWTPIFEQNRANIIKGLEGYIENLTHFKSLMESENFEGVHAEMVNTNHIKNILKGIS